The Bifidobacterium animalis subsp. animalis ATCC 25527 genome has a segment encoding these proteins:
- a CDS encoding glycoside hydrolase family 36 protein, translating to MLEHSRPALLKELMAARNTVSPDSNGRIVWGNGTVTLVFAAGDEKPVTLIGMSGRGMEPVDENIAGEPDAQPIVELRSSLDGGGDNRLKLAVSAAGLKLRFVRAYELNRLDDAQHPVTLLAIVQRDPNGDGPLVTSVFESMAHTSAVRTYTRLCSEEPYPVEAVSSMNATLPMEATKLEDSQVQIYWGESSWDCENAWQSAPLRSTTLRDRNQVINQGMSSARFARRSTSTWSTGEFEPMGIVEGGGRPGELGHFSFAWQIEHNGAWEWEIGEDDPGLRVSAYGPEYDDHQWFVMLRDNQPFVTVPVSFVICAGDWQHAVAEMTVQRRALYRVKAMEMGRLEQAEQAKGLVVYNDYMNTLWGDPRIEKELPLVEGASKVGADVFCIDAGWYDSEDGGWWDMVGEWKPSTNRFGNLRLAGLIHDIQSHGMKAGLWLEPEVIGVRSPLAKTLPDSAFFCRHGSRIADQGRYHLDFRSPVARAHATVTVDRLIDEFNVKFFKFDYNTTPGAGTDVDTDSVGEGLLDHCRAVQQWIEQIRAKHPDVMIENCGSGAMRADYAMLSRLDIQSTSDQSDPLVYAAIAAGAGMTVLPEQQGNWGYAQQEMDDETAVFTLAAGILGRLYLSGFIDRMDEARLGLVRDAIALHRTILGGQSHLVPWWPCGLPDFNSPWLAYGLRHAPTVTGLAHDEDWKGPERIDEAQYLTIWRRGGVGSLYLELGKGAHIEQVFPDPSKPEHAPNAKPWTVEWVDPETVRIQVATDKGPSARIFAITYPQSSANGRADGRVAGDAGHDIKGR from the coding sequence ATGCTTGAACATAGCCGCCCCGCATTGTTGAAGGAGTTGATGGCGGCCAGGAACACGGTGTCGCCGGATTCAAATGGGCGAATCGTATGGGGCAATGGAACGGTGACGCTCGTATTCGCCGCGGGCGACGAGAAGCCGGTGACGTTGATCGGCATGAGCGGCCGCGGCATGGAGCCGGTGGATGAGAACATCGCTGGCGAACCAGATGCGCAGCCGATTGTGGAGTTGCGCAGTTCGCTGGACGGCGGCGGAGACAACAGGCTGAAACTCGCTGTTTCGGCCGCCGGTCTCAAACTGAGGTTCGTTCGGGCATACGAGCTCAACAGATTGGACGATGCGCAGCATCCGGTCACGCTGCTCGCGATTGTGCAACGTGACCCGAACGGCGACGGCCCGCTGGTGACGAGCGTGTTCGAGTCGATGGCCCATACCAGTGCGGTGCGAACCTACACGCGGCTGTGCAGCGAGGAGCCATACCCGGTGGAGGCGGTGTCGTCGATGAACGCGACACTGCCCATGGAAGCGACCAAACTTGAGGATTCGCAGGTGCAGATCTACTGGGGCGAAAGCTCGTGGGACTGCGAGAACGCCTGGCAGAGTGCGCCACTGCGTTCCACCACGCTGCGCGACCGTAACCAGGTGATCAATCAGGGCATGTCTTCCGCCAGATTCGCCCGCCGTTCCACGTCGACATGGTCCACCGGCGAGTTCGAGCCGATGGGCATTGTCGAAGGAGGCGGCCGGCCAGGCGAGCTCGGCCATTTCTCGTTCGCATGGCAGATTGAGCACAACGGTGCCTGGGAATGGGAGATCGGCGAGGACGACCCGGGACTGCGTGTGAGTGCATACGGGCCGGAATACGACGACCACCAGTGGTTCGTCATGCTGCGCGACAACCAGCCCTTCGTCACGGTGCCGGTCTCGTTCGTGATCTGCGCGGGCGACTGGCAGCACGCCGTGGCCGAGATGACCGTGCAACGACGTGCGCTCTACCGCGTGAAAGCCATGGAAATGGGTCGCTTGGAACAGGCGGAGCAGGCGAAGGGGCTCGTTGTTTACAACGACTACATGAACACGTTGTGGGGCGACCCGCGCATCGAAAAGGAGCTGCCGCTCGTGGAGGGCGCCTCCAAGGTGGGCGCCGACGTGTTCTGCATTGACGCCGGCTGGTACGACAGCGAAGATGGCGGCTGGTGGGACATGGTGGGTGAATGGAAGCCCTCCACCAACCGCTTCGGCAACCTTCGCTTGGCCGGGCTCATCCACGACATCCAGTCGCATGGCATGAAGGCCGGCCTGTGGTTGGAGCCGGAGGTGATCGGCGTGCGCTCGCCGTTGGCGAAGACGCTGCCGGATTCGGCGTTCTTCTGCAGGCACGGCAGCCGCATAGCAGATCAGGGCCGCTACCACCTCGACTTCCGCTCGCCGGTGGCCCGTGCCCATGCCACGGTCACAGTGGATCGCCTGATCGATGAGTTCAACGTGAAGTTCTTCAAGTTCGACTACAACACGACGCCGGGTGCCGGCACCGATGTCGACACGGATTCGGTGGGCGAGGGTCTGCTCGATCATTGCCGTGCGGTGCAGCAGTGGATCGAGCAGATCCGCGCCAAGCACCCCGACGTGATGATCGAGAACTGCGGTTCCGGCGCCATGCGCGCCGACTATGCGATGCTGAGCCGACTCGACATACAGTCCACCTCCGACCAGTCCGATCCGCTCGTCTACGCCGCAATCGCCGCTGGCGCCGGCATGACCGTGTTGCCGGAGCAACAGGGCAACTGGGGCTACGCGCAGCAGGAGATGGACGACGAAACCGCCGTGTTCACGCTGGCCGCGGGCATTCTTGGCCGCCTGTACCTGTCGGGGTTCATCGACCGCATGGACGAGGCGCGGTTGGGGTTGGTGCGCGATGCGATCGCATTGCACCGCACGATCCTGGGCGGCCAATCGCATCTGGTGCCGTGGTGGCCTTGTGGGTTGCCGGACTTCAACAGCCCCTGGCTCGCATACGGCCTGCGCCATGCGCCGACGGTGACCGGATTGGCCCATGACGAGGACTGGAAGGGCCCCGAGCGCATCGATGAGGCGCAATACCTGACCATCTGGCGTCGCGGCGGCGTGGGCTCGCTCTATTTGGAGCTCGGCAAGGGCGCGCATATCGAGCAGGTGTTCCCTGACCCGTCAAAGCCGGAGCATGCGCCCAATGCCAAGCCGTGGACGGTCGAATGGGTGGATCCCGAGACGGTGCGCATCCAGGTCGCCACCGACAAGGGGCCCTCCGCGCGAATCTTCGCCATCACCTATCCGCAATCATCCGCCAACGGCAGGGCGGACGGCAGGGTCGCCGGCGACGCCGGGCACGACATCAAAGGGCGGTAA
- a CDS encoding GmrSD restriction endonuclease domain-containing protein, which translates to MNTKITRTLLAILATFGLTLSLGACSFDGSTVTDASTTSQSQDADAARKAQEAADAKAKEEAEQKARQEAEQREAQQARERQANEQAGKTVALTVLEELPVKGRAPKTGYSRDQFGPAWSDVDHNGCDTRNDILGRDLTDKTYKANTHDCVVTSGVLNDPYTATRIDFTRGQDTSTAVQIDHVVALSNAWQTGAQQLSEESRRNLANDPYNLLAVDGPANQQKSDGDAATWLPSNHAFRCEYVARQIGVKYKYSLWVTQAEHDAMANVLNACPTQTIPADGGVETPVQVEQTEQNQQAEAPAQQQETTPAPQPTQDAAPAETAAPATPAPAPEANNDANVSYKNCAAVRAAGKAPLYRGQPGYAPKLDRDGDGIACE; encoded by the coding sequence TTGAATACGAAAATCACGCGCACATTGCTCGCCATACTTGCCACGTTCGGATTGACGCTGTCGTTGGGTGCCTGTTCGTTCGACGGCAGCACGGTCACCGACGCCTCGACCACCTCGCAAAGCCAAGATGCCGATGCCGCCAGGAAGGCGCAGGAGGCGGCCGATGCCAAAGCCAAGGAAGAGGCCGAGCAGAAGGCCAGGCAGGAAGCGGAACAGCGCGAGGCACAGCAGGCGCGTGAACGGCAGGCGAACGAGCAGGCCGGCAAGACGGTCGCGCTCACGGTGCTCGAGGAGCTGCCCGTGAAGGGTCGCGCACCCAAAACCGGGTATTCGCGAGACCAGTTCGGGCCGGCCTGGAGCGACGTGGACCACAATGGATGCGACACCCGCAACGATATTCTGGGCCGTGACCTGACCGACAAGACCTACAAGGCGAACACGCATGACTGCGTGGTCACCTCCGGTGTGCTCAATGACCCGTACACGGCCACACGCATCGATTTCACGCGTGGGCAGGATACGAGCACTGCCGTGCAGATCGACCATGTGGTGGCCCTCTCCAACGCATGGCAGACCGGCGCACAACAGCTTTCCGAGGAGTCGCGCAGGAATCTGGCGAACGACCCGTACAATCTGCTCGCAGTGGACGGCCCGGCCAACCAGCAGAAAAGCGACGGCGATGCGGCCACCTGGCTGCCGAGCAACCATGCGTTCCGCTGCGAATACGTGGCACGCCAGATTGGCGTGAAATACAAGTATTCGCTGTGGGTGACGCAAGCCGAACACGATGCGATGGCGAACGTGCTCAACGCATGCCCGACCCAAACGATTCCGGCGGATGGTGGAGTGGAGACGCCGGTTCAGGTGGAGCAGACCGAGCAAAACCAACAGGCCGAAGCACCGGCGCAACAGCAGGAGACGACACCGGCGCCACAACCCACGCAGGATGCGGCTCCGGCGGAAACCGCCGCCCCCGCAACGCCGGCACCAGCTCCCGAAGCCAACAATGACGCCAATGTGAGCTACAAGAACTGCGCTGCTGTGCGCGCCGCCGGCAAGGCACCGCTCTACCGCGGCCAGCCCGGCTATGCGCCGAAGCTCGACCGCGATGGCGATGGCATCGCTTGCGAATGA
- a CDS encoding TatD family hydrolase, translated as MSKKHRVRDWAPLPPALPQDAHVIDNHTHVASVVPFSRALSHEAIEKGQPEIAVYSVDQLLDQAAAVGVEGVIDCGCELPHLMTAIGMAREHPGSVWAAIAIHPNEAVLHGHRGAPGPDGLPVRYKPWHDVPFDEAMAEVRRLAKAYPKQVVAIGETGMDLFRTGESAKEIQRDAFRDHIALAKELDLPMQIHDRDAHRDVIETLLADGAPRKTVFHSYSGDAEMGEIAREHGWYLSLSGASSYKGNTGILESAAMVGLDHVMVETDAPYLTPMPYRGRPNAPMMIPYTLAALAEYLDTPVEQVARATRNTTREVYGI; from the coding sequence ATGAGCAAGAAGCACAGAGTTCGTGATTGGGCGCCGCTGCCGCCCGCATTGCCGCAGGACGCACACGTGATCGACAATCACACGCACGTGGCCTCCGTGGTGCCTTTTTCTCGGGCATTGAGCCATGAGGCCATCGAGAAAGGGCAGCCGGAGATCGCCGTCTACAGCGTCGACCAACTGCTCGACCAAGCGGCCGCAGTGGGCGTGGAGGGTGTGATCGACTGCGGTTGCGAACTGCCCCATCTGATGACCGCCATCGGCATGGCACGCGAGCATCCGGGCAGCGTGTGGGCGGCGATTGCGATCCACCCGAACGAGGCGGTGCTGCACGGGCATCGCGGCGCCCCCGGTCCCGACGGTCTGCCAGTGCGCTACAAACCATGGCACGACGTGCCGTTCGACGAGGCGATGGCCGAAGTGCGCCGGCTTGCCAAGGCATATCCGAAACAGGTGGTGGCGATAGGCGAAACCGGCATGGACCTGTTCCGCACCGGCGAAAGCGCCAAGGAGATCCAACGCGACGCCTTCCGCGACCATATCGCACTCGCTAAGGAGCTCGACCTGCCCATGCAGATCCACGACCGCGATGCCCACCGCGATGTCATCGAGACGCTGCTCGCAGACGGCGCCCCGCGAAAAACCGTGTTCCACAGCTATTCCGGCGATGCCGAGATGGGTGAAATCGCACGCGAACACGGCTGGTATCTTTCGCTGTCCGGAGCGTCGAGCTACAAGGGCAACACCGGCATTCTCGAATCCGCGGCGATGGTGGGGCTCGACCATGTGATGGTGGAGACCGATGCGCCATACCTGACGCCGATGCCGTACCGCGGGCGGCCGAACGCGCCGATGATGATCCCATACACGCTCGCCGCACTCGCCGAATATCTCGACACGCCGGTCGAACAGGTCGCACGGGCCACGCGCAACACCACACGCGAGGTGTATGGAATCTGA
- a CDS encoding ATP-binding cassette domain-containing protein, whose protein sequence is MTEHHDSKDTDSKDTPTTSQENASENAAPNTFNYVVDYWDDEGSASNDSSDAVIEALSATVDARGADSAADGNGSADESGAAAPQHPGENDENAGNGASAGVTVPDVVQVADHLDSSLQAEEDGEDAALAGSSIFRAYPMLSLHDVTVSDPKTKEHIWQHLTFRCEAGECYAIVVDAHDTRRHATLLALISGFIAPSSGEIMTKTTPYEDMDAEQLRGHRLGMITPQFSLRGDLNAVENLTYVMNASGQMFMKPVKELAQDLLVRTRFGENTKADESTLAGELDPVDAARLSVARALAIDPDYIIADDLTVNLNETDAKQILNLLKAQVSAPNKQRTMIVVTASEQIAKQFDNIIDLR, encoded by the coding sequence ATGACCGAACATCACGATTCCAAAGACACAGATTCCAAAGACACCCCCACCACCTCGCAGGAGAACGCCTCCGAGAACGCCGCTCCCAACACCTTCAACTATGTAGTCGATTACTGGGACGACGAGGGATCTGCAAGCAACGACTCCTCCGACGCCGTCATTGAGGCGCTGAGCGCGACCGTGGATGCGCGCGGGGCGGATTCCGCCGCCGACGGCAACGGTTCCGCCGACGAATCGGGGGCGGCGGCTCCGCAACACCCCGGTGAGAATGACGAGAACGCGGGGAATGGCGCGAGCGCGGGAGTCACCGTGCCGGATGTGGTGCAGGTGGCAGACCATCTCGACTCGTCACTGCAGGCCGAGGAAGATGGCGAAGACGCCGCGCTCGCCGGATCCTCAATCTTCCGCGCCTACCCCATGCTTTCGCTGCACGATGTGACGGTGAGCGACCCGAAGACGAAGGAGCACATCTGGCAGCATCTCACCTTCCGTTGCGAGGCCGGCGAATGCTACGCAATCGTGGTCGATGCGCACGACACACGCCGCCATGCCACGCTGCTGGCGCTCATCAGCGGCTTCATCGCCCCGTCAAGCGGTGAGATCATGACGAAGACCACCCCGTACGAAGACATGGACGCCGAGCAGCTGCGCGGGCACCGTCTCGGCATGATCACACCGCAATTCTCGTTGCGCGGCGATCTGAACGCGGTGGAGAACCTCACCTATGTCATGAACGCCTCCGGGCAGATGTTCATGAAACCGGTGAAGGAGCTTGCGCAAGACCTCCTCGTACGCACGCGGTTCGGCGAGAACACGAAGGCGGACGAAAGCACCCTCGCCGGCGAACTCGACCCGGTGGATGCGGCCAGACTCAGCGTCGCGCGCGCCTTGGCCATCGACCCGGACTACATCATCGCCGACGACCTCACCGTCAATCTCAATGAGACCGACGCCAAGCAGATTCTCAACCTGCTCAAGGCACAGGTGAGCGCGCCGAACAAGCAGCGCACGATGATCGTCGTCACCGCCAGCGAGCAGATTGCCAAGCAGTTCGACAACATCATCGACTTGCGCTGA
- a CDS encoding ABC transporter permease, which translates to MFIFGQAWKTLCRHPLRSLLIVLVSAAIAMWSTFGGAVLQENHKARTETLDKQSNTAVIRPSSQLLETRQGDDSSWTEHYLSWSDYDKLASAGQTQGVQYKYTVAESVPVRESKSVQAITTSKTSDASADKTGGNLTLQSFYTAEAAQANEYGPYEVVEGKGLDYQNSLAQNVLVSEALAKKNNLKVGSTITIGNPTDAKKTHEYTVVGIYRYTGNPDNAQGDDAKFAKDNRDNVLYTTYTTFAVNGFDTTKGKGWSIPDLNVVFTFQNRSDIDKFAAALKADLPKGFMVSSPTITHYMQSIEALGTLAGTTRIIMIVLWICGALALLGLVLLAALPRSNEIGMGMLAGLSKGRLAWQFMLETFMPTLVGLAVGLVLGACTANPLAGALGAQHDVHATGGLVWQVIWIGVLCSVALAIVAGLRVTFFRTIRLFESPYISNSADSED; encoded by the coding sequence ATGTTCATCTTCGGCCAAGCTTGGAAAACGCTGTGCCGCCATCCATTGAGGAGCCTGCTCATCGTGCTGGTGAGCGCGGCCATCGCCATGTGGTCCACATTCGGCGGCGCAGTGCTGCAGGAGAACCACAAGGCGCGCACGGAAACGCTCGACAAGCAAAGTAACACCGCCGTGATCCGCCCGTCCAGCCAGCTGTTGGAAACGCGCCAAGGCGACGACTCCTCCTGGACCGAACACTACCTGTCTTGGTCGGACTACGACAAACTCGCCTCCGCCGGGCAAACGCAAGGCGTGCAATACAAATACACGGTGGCCGAAAGCGTTCCGGTGCGCGAAAGCAAGTCGGTGCAGGCAATCACCACGAGCAAGACGTCCGATGCCAGCGCTGACAAGACCGGCGGCAATCTCACACTGCAGAGCTTCTACACGGCCGAAGCCGCACAGGCCAACGAATACGGCCCATACGAGGTGGTGGAGGGCAAAGGGCTCGACTACCAGAACTCGCTGGCGCAGAACGTGCTCGTCTCGGAAGCACTCGCGAAGAAGAACAACCTCAAAGTGGGCTCCACCATCACCATCGGCAACCCCACCGATGCGAAGAAAACCCATGAATACACGGTGGTGGGCATCTACCGCTACACCGGCAACCCCGACAACGCGCAGGGCGACGACGCCAAGTTCGCCAAAGACAACCGCGACAACGTGCTCTACACCACGTACACCACCTTCGCCGTGAACGGATTCGACACCACCAAAGGCAAAGGCTGGTCGATTCCAGACCTCAACGTCGTATTCACGTTCCAGAACCGCAGCGACATCGACAAATTCGCCGCGGCGCTCAAAGCCGACCTGCCGAAGGGCTTCATGGTGAGCTCGCCCACGATCACCCACTACATGCAGTCGATCGAAGCGCTGGGCACGCTTGCCGGCACCACGCGCATCATCATGATCGTGCTGTGGATCTGCGGCGCACTTGCGCTGCTCGGCCTGGTGCTGCTCGCCGCACTCCCCCGCTCGAACGAGATCGGCATGGGCATGCTCGCCGGACTCAGCAAGGGGCGTCTCGCATGGCAGTTCATGCTTGAGACATTCATGCCGACGCTCGTCGGCCTCGCCGTGGGCTTGGTGCTGGGCGCATGCACCGCGAACCCGCTGGCGGGCGCATTGGGGGCTCAGCATGACGTTCATGCAACCGGTGGCCTCGTATGGCAGGTGATCTGGATCGGCGTGCTGTGCTCGGTGGCGCTGGCCATTGTCGCCGGCCTGCGCGTGACCTTCTTCCGCACCATTCGACTCTTCGAGTCGCCGTACATCTCCAATTCCGCAGATTCCGAGGACTGA
- a CDS encoding HD domain-containing protein, whose product MSGIIPTFDQIDELHRKCAQSQAAYDLIHTHCQIIAQITRQLIHRQNALFMRRCTLPDDALERTGDYPTLAGERIADAIGSPEEDRFVVPPTDGVTGGMVPPRYIDVEKATIGALLHDIGTYAVLKNDGSNGEPLSFDGPRYVEHGLIGYELLLNEGYDESIAEFARNHTGCGLTREDVIDQHLPLPPADYVPVNLEQEVVMVADKYHSKSVPPKFLTASAYARKAARFGAENKQRWLELVRKYGEPDVPALAEHYHMRLVD is encoded by the coding sequence ATGAGCGGAATCATTCCTACATTCGACCAGATTGACGAACTGCATCGCAAATGCGCGCAATCGCAGGCCGCCTACGATCTCATCCATACGCATTGCCAGATCATCGCGCAGATTACGCGGCAGCTGATTCACCGGCAGAACGCGCTGTTCATGCGCCGCTGCACGCTGCCGGACGACGCGCTCGAGCGCACGGGAGACTACCCCACGCTCGCCGGCGAACGCATTGCCGACGCCATCGGCTCGCCGGAGGAAGATCGGTTCGTCGTGCCACCCACCGACGGCGTGACCGGCGGCATGGTGCCCCCACGGTACATCGACGTGGAAAAGGCCACGATCGGCGCCTTGCTGCACGACATAGGCACCTACGCCGTGCTCAAGAACGACGGTTCGAACGGCGAACCGCTGAGTTTCGATGGCCCGCGGTATGTGGAGCATGGTCTCATCGGCTATGAACTGCTCCTCAACGAGGGGTATGACGAATCGATCGCCGAATTCGCGCGCAATCACACCGGCTGCGGACTCACGAGGGAAGATGTGATCGACCAGCATCTGCCGCTGCCGCCGGCCGACTACGTGCCGGTGAATCTCGAGCAAGAGGTGGTCATGGTGGCCGACAAATACCACAGCAAGTCGGTGCCGCCGAAGTTCCTCACCGCCTCCGCCTACGCGCGCAAGGCAGCGCGGTTTGGCGCGGAGAATAAGCAGCGTTGGCTTGAACTGGTGCGCAAATACGGCGAACCGGACGTGCCGGCGCTCGCCGAGCATTATCACATGCGTTTGGTCGACTGA
- a CDS encoding class II glutamine amidotransferase, whose protein sequence is MCRLLGYATANENISLREVLGAQSTDAFRELSEIHNDGWGTAMVKEPDQTAHVTDGGAPSPSTGSAIYRNTIAARYDSIFGDLASVPVRGGIWHLRLASSNLPLVLENQQPFYASGLSFIHNGDISDAQGRNITTNRAYPVDHTLVQSTGGRSDSAIYFAIVLQYLGYGYELEEALAQAVRELRAAYPNSSYNCMIQSRDQLIVLEAHDNGPTSQDVLDVYAQYGRAAEAVDYRTVRYRRIAGADGARKGVVAASSGFAQPADQGWKDLGNNRMIVASNRTGEFRVRSI, encoded by the coding sequence ATGTGCAGATTACTGGGATACGCGACCGCGAACGAGAACATCTCGCTGCGCGAGGTGCTGGGTGCGCAGAGCACCGACGCCTTCCGCGAGCTGAGCGAGATTCACAACGACGGTTGGGGAACGGCCATGGTGAAGGAGCCGGACCAGACTGCCCATGTGACCGATGGCGGCGCGCCCTCGCCATCCACCGGCTCGGCGATCTACCGCAATACGATCGCCGCGCGTTACGACTCGATTTTCGGCGACTTGGCAAGCGTGCCGGTGCGCGGCGGAATCTGGCATCTGCGACTGGCCAGCTCGAATCTGCCGCTCGTGCTGGAGAACCAGCAGCCGTTCTACGCGAGCGGACTGAGCTTCATCCACAATGGAGACATCAGCGATGCGCAGGGGCGCAACATCACGACGAACCGCGCATACCCGGTGGATCATACGCTCGTGCAGTCCACGGGCGGACGTTCAGATTCCGCGATTTACTTCGCCATTGTGCTGCAGTACCTCGGCTACGGCTACGAACTCGAGGAGGCGCTCGCGCAGGCGGTGCGCGAACTGCGGGCCGCATACCCGAACTCCAGCTACAACTGCATGATCCAGAGCCGCGACCAGCTCATCGTGCTCGAGGCGCACGACAACGGGCCGACCAGCCAGGACGTGCTCGATGTGTACGCGCAGTATGGGCGTGCCGCCGAGGCAGTCGATTATCGCACGGTCCGATATCGCCGGATTGCCGGTGCGGATGGCGCGCGCAAGGGCGTCGTCGCCGCGAGCAGCGGTTTCGCGCAGCCGGCAGACCAAGGCTGGAAAGACCTCGGCAACAATCGCATGATTGTCGCCTCGAACCGCACGGGCGAGTTCCGCGTGCGTTCGATCTGA
- a CDS encoding KUP/HAK/KT family potassium transporter, which translates to MDERPKQQADEPLLRTADKYTQAPKVSHKVLTKEERLAIIEANEKKRQEAAKLEQHKAFGPVGRWWRTLQSGPDKVTLAMSIVALGVVYGDIGTSPLYTMQTFLAGQGGVQHADETAVIGMLSLVFWTMTLITTVEYVLICMRVDNKGEGGIFALYSLLRKYGKWLIVPAMIGGAAFLADSVLTPAMSISSAVEGLQTLPALQGVFEENPSLTLFIALVIILAVFAVQSRGTERIGKVFGSTVLVWFLFIAVTGAISMSQNLEVLRALNPVHGIQFLVSGDNHAGLALMGTVFLSITGAEALYSDMGHVGRGNIYATWPFINLALVLSYFGQGAWIIRTLENPAFVPDGNAPNPFFAMLTPGVRYVAVLLSVIAGIIASQALISGAFTIVSEATRLNWMPHLQVRYPARTRGQLYIPTVNVVLCCSTLLVLLIFRNSEHIAAAYGLALTITMIMTSILVTVYLWHMRSKFAAVLFAIVFPTIMFMFFIASMAKFLHGGWFTMLLALAILTVMATWDEGTKLERAQRRHMSPEDCLPVLQRLHDDDTIPYYADNIVYLTSDTEMKRIDTDIFFSIFASHPKRAHAWWCVSVETSDEPFTREYSVETLGTDFLFRVRIRLGFKVRTSVPAYLHQIMHDLLRTGELPAQKSTYPKVDADPEIGPIRYVLIHKELMPESKVSQRGAMALRIKYAIRHVAGSPIKWFGLAPYDPVTEVQPLFLATVRPPRLKRIN; encoded by the coding sequence ATGGACGAAAGACCGAAGCAGCAAGCGGACGAGCCGCTGTTACGCACCGCCGACAAATATACGCAGGCACCGAAGGTGTCGCATAAGGTGCTCACGAAGGAGGAGCGCCTGGCGATCATCGAGGCGAACGAGAAGAAACGCCAGGAGGCCGCCAAGCTCGAGCAGCACAAGGCGTTCGGTCCGGTGGGTCGCTGGTGGCGGACGCTGCAGTCCGGCCCCGACAAGGTGACACTGGCCATGTCGATCGTGGCGCTGGGCGTGGTGTACGGAGACATCGGCACCTCGCCGCTGTACACGATGCAGACGTTCCTCGCCGGTCAGGGCGGTGTGCAGCATGCCGACGAGACCGCGGTCATAGGCATGCTCTCTCTGGTGTTCTGGACGATGACGCTCATCACGACCGTCGAATACGTGCTCATCTGCATGCGCGTGGACAACAAGGGCGAAGGTGGCATCTTCGCGTTGTACTCGTTGCTGCGCAAATACGGCAAATGGCTCATCGTGCCCGCAATGATCGGCGGGGCCGCATTCCTCGCGGATTCGGTGCTCACACCGGCGATGTCAATCAGCTCGGCCGTCGAAGGCCTGCAGACGCTGCCCGCATTGCAGGGCGTGTTCGAGGAGAACCCGAGCCTGACGCTGTTCATCGCGCTGGTGATCATTCTTGCCGTGTTCGCCGTGCAGTCGCGCGGCACCGAGCGCATCGGCAAGGTGTTCGGTTCCACCGTGCTCGTCTGGTTCCTGTTCATCGCGGTCACCGGCGCAATCAGCATGTCGCAGAACCTCGAGGTGCTGCGCGCGCTGAACCCGGTGCATGGCATCCAATTCCTCGTCAGCGGCGACAACCACGCCGGCCTGGCGCTCATGGGCACCGTGTTCCTGTCGATCACCGGCGCCGAGGCGCTGTATTCCGACATGGGCCATGTGGGCCGCGGCAACATCTACGCCACCTGGCCGTTCATCAACCTCGCGCTCGTGCTCTCATACTTCGGCCAGGGCGCGTGGATTATCCGCACGCTCGAGAATCCGGCGTTCGTGCCCGACGGGAACGCCCCCAACCCGTTCTTCGCCATGCTGACGCCCGGCGTGCGCTACGTGGCCGTGCTGTTGTCGGTGATCGCCGGCATCATCGCCTCGCAGGCGCTCATCTCCGGCGCATTCACAATAGTCTCCGAAGCCACCCGCCTCAACTGGATGCCCCACCTGCAGGTGCGCTACCCGGCCCGTACGCGCGGACAGCTGTACATTCCCACCGTGAACGTGGTGCTGTGCTGCTCCACGCTGCTGGTGCTGCTCATCTTCCGCAATTCCGAGCACATCGCCGCCGCCTATGGCTTGGCGCTCACGATCACGATGATCATGACGTCGATTCTCGTCACCGTGTACCTGTGGCATATGCGCAGCAAATTCGCGGCGGTGCTGTTCGCGATCGTGTTCCCCACGATCATGTTCATGTTCTTCATCGCGTCGATGGCCAAGTTCCTGCACGGCGGCTGGTTCACGATGCTGCTCGCGCTCGCGATCCTCACCGTTATGGCCACGTGGGACGAGGGCACGAAGCTCGAGCGCGCGCAACGCCGCCACATGAGCCCCGAGGATTGCCTGCCGGTGCTGCAGCGCCTGCACGATGACGACACGATTCCGTATTATGCCGACAACATCGTGTATTTGACCTCCGACACCGAGATGAAGCGCATCGACACCGACATCTTCTTCTCGATCTTCGCGAGCCACCCGAAACGCGCGCACGCCTGGTGGTGCGTTTCGGTGGAGACCTCGGACGAGCCATTCACGCGCGAATACTCGGTGGAGACGCTTGGCACGGACTTCCTGTTCCGCGTGCGCATTCGGCTGGGATTCAAGGTGCGCACGTCGGTGCCGGCGTATCTGCACCAGATCATGCACGATCTGCTGCGCACCGGCGAGCTTCCTGCGCAGAAGAGCACATACCCGAAGGTGGATGCCGATCCGGAGATCGGCCCAATCCGCTACGTGCTCATTCACAAGGAGCTCATGCCCGAGTCGAAGGTGTCGCAAAGGGGTGCGATGGCCCTGCGCATCAAGTATGCGATTCGCCATGTCGCCGGCTCACCCATCAAATGGTTCGGCTTGGCCCCGTATGACCCGGTGACCGAGGTGCAGCCGCTGTTCCTCGCCACCGTGCGGCCGCCGCGCCTGAAGCGCATCAACTAG